Proteins encoded by one window of Ignavibacteriales bacterium:
- a CDS encoding metalloregulator ArsR/SmtB family transcription factor: protein MAIHNHQAAIRTAKKGLAAELTIVEMAETFKVLGDQTRLKIVLALSKQELCVLDIATVVGMSESAVSHQLRLLKSLRLVKQRKDGKLVFYSLDDEHIEDLLRVASRHSEE, encoded by the coding sequence ATGGCAATTCACAATCACCAGGCAGCAATCCGAACGGCCAAAAAGGGACTGGCGGCCGAACTCACCATTGTCGAGATGGCGGAGACGTTCAAAGTCCTCGGGGACCAGACGCGTCTCAAGATAGTCCTCGCACTGAGCAAACAGGAATTGTGCGTGCTCGACATTGCGACCGTTGTTGGGATGTCGGAGTCAGCTGTTTCTCACCAGCTCCGGCTGCTGAAATCGCTGCGGCTCGTCAAACAGCGAAAGGACGGGAAGTTGGTGTTCTATTCGCTTGACGATGAGCATATCGAAGATCTGCTGAGGGTAGCGTCGAGACACAGCGAGGAATGA